The DNA window TGATAAGATATCGGGCATGGGCTTGTTGTGGCTTTTGAGTTGTCGTTTGGGAAGACAATAACTCTACTACATCAGCCCTCTCTCTTCATCCTCTTATTTTGGCGAAGGTATTGCTATATCAATAGTAATAGTTGCAAGCCTAAAGTGAGTAAGGCTTAACTTAATGACACTAATTTGTCTTAACGCCATTTAATTTTTCACTGTACATCATCGGATAGTAATTTTTCTGCTGCTTCTAGCATAGTTGCAGCGATTTCCTTGAGGTCTTCACGATTATTTAAGTAAGTTTTCAAAGCTTCCATTGGGTCGATGCTGTTACTCGCACTCAATTCGGGAACGCGGGGACGAGCTAATTGACTGAGTAATTCTGGTTGAATGGTGTAGGTGTGGGCTGATTGTAAGGCTGTGTGTAAGGCAGCATTTTCGATCACATCTAACTGTTCAGAACGGAGTTTGTAAATTAATCGCACTACTGCATCTTGAATATCATATTTGGCGATCGCTTTTAAAATTGCCCCCTGGGGATCTTCGGCTTTGGAAATATCCACTTCAATAGTGCGGAAACTGCGAACGAGTAAGGGACAAAATTCCCAAGTTGTATTTCCCCGTTCCAGTTCAATCATCACATAACCTTTGTCTTCTTTTTCTTCGCTAAAATCTACCCGTTCAATACTCCCCGGATAAATGACTGGCGGGTTGTTCTGTTTATTTAAATTCTGGTGTTTGTGGACATGTCCCAAAGCTACATAATCAAAACAAGGGCGTGTCAACAACGACAACGGTAAAGTAAAACCTTTACCCACCGCTAACAAACGTTCTGCGCCTAAAGTTGCATTATCCGCCATCAAGTGTGCTAATAATACAGTCGGCGCGTCTGGGTCAAGGCGACGAATTTCCCCTTCGA is part of the Aulosira sp. FACHB-615 genome and encodes:
- the sbcD gene encoding exonuclease subunit SbcD, coding for MIKILHLSDIHMGSGFSHGRINPATGLNTRLEDFVQTLSLCIDRALTDAVDLVIFGGDAFPDATPPPYIQEAFASQFRRLVDANIPTVLLVGNHDQHSQGLGGASLNIYRTLGVPGFVVGDTLTTHHIETRNGKVQVITLPWLTRSTLMTRQETEGLSLSEVNELLTQRLQVVIEGEIRRLDPDAPTVLLAHLMADNATLGAERLLAVGKGFTLPLSLLTRPCFDYVALGHVHKHQNLNKQNNPPVIYPGSIERVDFSEEKEDKGYVMIELERGNTTWEFCPLLVRSFRTIEVDISKAEDPQGAILKAIAKYDIQDAVVRLIYKLRSEQLDVIENAALHTALQSAHTYTIQPELLSQLARPRVPELSASNSIDPMEALKTYLNNREDLKEIAATMLEAAEKLLSDDVQ